A genomic region of Eucalyptus grandis isolate ANBG69807.140 chromosome 5, ASM1654582v1, whole genome shotgun sequence contains the following coding sequences:
- the LOC120293963 gene encoding uncharacterized protein LOC120293963 yields the protein MASTYVESFNQLIPVGEHIEMGIREGWFSEPSTKRFSAKKEKEAAVDVNVAYSQENAKRAPTIQVNPRQQQPAGRQSFAQANNRRQFSPLPGSPSQVLTVLRKKDLLTSEPKRPNREGIRGYDPTKKCDYHNEHEGTVNAILEPEVRWIRNSKVHVADAYNGLVRAGYYRGQEDVPLSVMRERIAKMVDDGIIVYADHNCIVSTISHLIIDCEEEQVTLDADEKEVDPSLVDMPPLEDASDEEIVIEVPQPYEYVNNKAVPWSYDLDVDLVTRSGRTYGQASTQPVKPVTDEEAKEFLAVIKASEYNVVDQLRKMPAQISLLELLMTSLVHQKSLMKVLSEIRVPEIVEADKLEEFVGSVLLKDLIAFSDEEFPLEGRGHNKALYISVKHKSSHMSRVLIDNGSALNICPLATLHRLKVDPSRIHAAKTSVRAFDGTKKEVIGEIHLDVQIGPVVFNIPFQVLDIPTAFNFLLGRPWIHTAGAVPSSLHQAVKFVIERKLVTVYVSDATLMVGRVMVGNGFVPSNDLGRNGQGIRSPIEAPQRSRSAGLGYHGRGGGSSEGRRQERRSSPPDQGRERQNPLPPSIHETFPGPPRMMHEEAEVIDTLGQPSGKFDYLVKYSTPPNYYIDPSKLVPDGWGGMDDPTPPKAENPNDELEGVASLFDNLIIGAINEAPPEEMGLSPQE from the exons ATGGCCAGTACGTATGTTGAGAGtttcaatcagcttattcctgTAGGAGAACATattgagatggggataagggaaggatggtttTCCGAGCCATCTACTAAAAGGTTCTctgccaagaaggagaaggaagcgGCCGTGGATGTGAACgtggcttatagccaagaaaatgcCAAACGTGCCCCGACTATACAGGTGAACCCAAGACAGCAACAACCTGCTGGTcgtcaatcatttgcccaagcgAATAATAGAAGGCAGTTCTCCCCTCTCCCtggatctccatcccaagtgctgACAGTCCTCCGAAAGAAGGATTTGCTTACTAGTGAACCAAAGCGCCCAAACCGTGAAGGCATTCGTGGTTATGACCCAACgaagaagtgtgactaccataacg AGCATGAGGGTACAGTGAATGCTATCCTGGAACCTGAAGTTAGATGGATCAGGAATTCAAAGGTGCACGTGGCAGATGCCTACAACGGACTAGTGAGAGCTGGGTATTACCGAGGTCAGGAAGATGTCCCTCTATCGGTAATGAGAGAAAGAATTGCCAAAATGGTGGATGATGGCATTATTGTGTATGCTGATCATAACTGCATAGTTTCTACTATCTCCCACCTCATCATCGATTGTGAGGAGGAGCAGGTTACACTTGATGCTGACGAGAAAGAGGTTGATCCTTCGCTTGTAGACATGCCCCCATTAGAGGATGCGTCTGACGAAGAGATAGTGATAGAGGTGCCTCAGCCGTATGAGTATGTCAATAATAAGGCAGTGCCTTGGTCCTATGACCTGGATGTGGACCTTGTTACAAGGTCTGGACGGACCTATGGTCAAGCCAGTACTCAACCTGTAAAGCCGGTCACCGATGAAGAGGCTAAGGAGTTTTTGGCCGTAATCAAAGCAAGCGAGTATAACGTGGTTGACCAATTACGAAAGATGCCCGCTCAGATCTCCCTACTCGAGCTCTTGATGACGTCCCTCGTGCATCAAAAGTCACTAATGAAGGTGTTGAGTGAAATTCGTGTGCCAGAGATCGTGGAAGCTGACAAGCTGGAAGAATTCGTGGGATCGGTACTTCTCAAGGATTTGATTGCCTTCtctgatgaggaattccctctcGAAGGCAGGGGACATAACAAAGCACTCTACATATCCGTTAAGCACAAGTCTTCTCATATGTCTCGAGTGCTCATCGATAATGGGTCCGCTCTGAACATTTGTCCATTGGCCACTCTTCACCGCCTTAAGGTAGACCCGTCAAGGATACATGCCGCGAAGACTTCGGTGCGAGCTTTCGATGGAACAAAAAAGGAGGTGATCGGGGAAATCCATCTCGATGTCCAAATAGGGCCGGTCGTCTTCAACATTCCTTTCCAAGTACTGGACATCCCTACTGCATTCAATTTCTTGTTGGGTCGTCCCTGGATACACACTGCTGGAGCAGTAccttcaagtctacatcaagctgtgaaatttgtgatcgaAAGGAAGTTGGTCACCGTGTATG TATCAGATGCTACTCTCATGGTGGGAAGAGTAATGGTCGGGAATGGTTTCGTCCCTAGCAATGATCTTGGGAGAAATGGTCAGGGCATTCGaagccccattgaagcccctcaaAGGTCCCGTTCTGCTGGTTTAGGGTACCATGGACGAGGTGGAGGAAGTTCTGAAGGACGAAGACAAGAGAGGCGGAGTTCGCCACCTGACCAAGGGCGAGAGAGGCAAAACCCACTACCCCCGAGCATTCACGAGACATTCCCTGGTCCTCCAAGAATGATGCATGAAGAAGCGGAAGTAATAGACACTTTGGGGCAGCCTAGTGGCAAGTTTGATTACCTGGTGAAGTATTCAACCCCTCCTAACTACTACATTGATCCTAGTAAGTTagtcccagatggatggggtggcatggatgatccgacaccCCCGAAAGCAGAGAACCCTAATGATGAGCTGGAAGGAGTTGCAAGCTTATTCGACAACCTCATCATAGGAGCCATTAATGAAGCACCCCCTGAAGAGATGGGCCttagcccacaagagtaa